One part of the Vogesella sp. LIG4 genome encodes these proteins:
- the bamB gene encoding outer membrane protein assembly factor BamB, which translates to MKRYLLATAIALPLLSGCASWFNGEDANQPTPLAAIKQQQAIRVKWQVSVPAVKDGIFTPFYDAGTLWLANEDGRVQAVDALSGNTVARLELKHELSAGPAAADGVLYVGTKTGELLALDAKSGKELWKQNLTSTLAEPPQLAGKMLLVRAGDGRLSAFERASGRQLWTQWQPMPALTVRATSPQIKAEGDDVLIAGETGGKVSVYAVDQGRQLWQAAVANPRGASELERVTDVVSQPVFDGRRVCAVAFQGRTACFEARGGQLAWAREVGSSRGLSLDDSAVYVTADDGAIWAFDIESGRNLWKQNGFRYRNVTAPVKLGNQLLVLDGEGYAHLLSPVDGRMVGRSRVDVSGTMSRPLVLGDIAYVYGKNGTLAALTL; encoded by the coding sequence ATGAAACGTTACTTGCTTGCAACTGCGATTGCCCTGCCGCTGCTGTCCGGCTGCGCCTCCTGGTTCAACGGCGAAGATGCCAACCAGCCCACGCCGCTGGCCGCGATCAAGCAGCAACAGGCCATCCGCGTGAAATGGCAGGTGTCGGTGCCGGCGGTGAAGGACGGCATCTTCACGCCGTTCTACGACGCGGGCACGCTGTGGCTGGCCAATGAAGACGGTCGTGTGCAGGCGGTGGATGCCCTCAGCGGCAACACCGTGGCACGGCTGGAGCTCAAGCATGAACTGAGCGCCGGCCCGGCCGCCGCCGATGGCGTGCTGTACGTTGGCACCAAGACCGGCGAACTGCTGGCGCTGGATGCCAAGAGCGGCAAGGAACTGTGGAAACAAAACCTGACCAGCACCCTGGCCGAGCCGCCGCAACTGGCAGGCAAGATGCTGCTGGTACGTGCCGGCGACGGCCGCCTGAGCGCCTTCGAGCGTGCCAGCGGCCGCCAGCTGTGGACGCAGTGGCAGCCGATGCCGGCGCTGACGGTACGTGCTACCTCGCCGCAGATCAAGGCCGAAGGCGATGACGTGCTGATCGCCGGCGAAACCGGCGGCAAAGTGTCGGTATACGCGGTGGACCAGGGTCGCCAGCTGTGGCAGGCCGCGGTAGCCAACCCGCGTGGCGCCAGCGAGCTGGAGCGCGTTACCGACGTGGTGAGCCAGCCGGTATTCGATGGCCGTCGTGTTTGCGCGGTGGCCTTCCAGGGCCGTACCGCCTGCTTTGAGGCGCGTGGCGGCCAGCTGGCCTGGGCGCGTGAAGTGGGCAGCAGCCGCGGCCTGTCGCTGGACGACAGCGCGGTCTACGTCACCGCTGACGATGGCGCGATCTGGGCATTCGACATTGAGTCCGGTCGCAACCTGTGGAAGCAGAATGGCTTCCGCTATCGCAATGTCACTGCACCGGTGAAGCTGGGCAACCAGCTGCTGGTGCTGGATGGCGAAGGCTATGCACACCTGCTTTCGCCTGTTGATGGACGCATGGTTGGCCGCAGCCGCGTTGATGTCAGCGGTACCATGAGCCGTCCGCTGGTACTGGGCGACATCGCCTACGTGTACGGTAAAAACGGCACG